Proteins encoded in a region of the Populus nigra chromosome 3, ddPopNigr1.1, whole genome shotgun sequence genome:
- the LOC133690044 gene encoding uncharacterized protein LOC133690044 produces the protein MKKMKAAVAAMDFSPPPSYAAMYEDPRIMLKHQSLMQDYDELYKETEAKKRKLQMMRQKKLTLMAEVRFLRRRYKYLTQNKSQKPPMEQNFVQPLNLVTASKKLKEKNSSGNNASLRPPVPRFDLNQKGKAYIERQATLRNPAPIFDLNKKQKTHIGREVALLNSTIPDLNKKERTYSVKEATVHNNTPIFDLNEISTEEEEHVNGDMLRTEEPKISLMRGASDEMHNERKLSACRNVGSGSSRAGKRKITWQDQVALRV, from the exons ATGAAGAAGATGAAAGCTGCTGTTGCTGCTATGGacttttctcctcctccttcataTGCTGCCATGTATGAAGATCCAAGGATCATGCTCAAGCATCAGAGTCTTATGCAGGACTATGATGAGTTATACAAG GAAACAGAAGCCAAGAAAAGGAAATTGCAGATGATGAGACAGAAAAAATTGACCCTAATGGCTGAAGTCAG GTTTTTGAGACGACGATACAAGTACTTGACACAAAACAAGTCTCAGAAACCCCCAATGGAGCAAAATTTTGTGCAACCACTGAACTTAGTAACTGCTAGTAAAAAACTAAAGGAGAAGAACTCTAGTGGAAATAATGCTTCTCTCAGACCACCAGTTCCACGTTTTGATTTAAACCAGAAAGGAAAGGCTTACATTGAAAGGCAAGCCACTTTGCGAAACCCTGCTCCAATTTTTGACTTAAACAAGAAGCAAAAGACTCACATTGGAAGGGAGGTTGCATTGCTAAACTCAACAATTCCTGACCTGAACAAGAAGGAAAGGACTTACAGTGTCAAGGAAGCCACTGTTCATAATAATACTCCAATTTTTGACTTGAACGAAATTTCG ACTGAAGAGGAAGAACATGTTAACGGTGACATGTTGAGAACAGAGGAGCCAAAAATTAGTTTGATGAGAGGTGCAAGTGATGAGATGCATAATGAAAGGAAGTTATCAGCTTGTAGGAATGTTGGAAGTGGATCCAGCAGGGCAGGGAAGAGGAAGATTACTTGGCAAGATCAGGTGGCTTTGAGGGTTTGA